One genomic segment of Gossypium arboreum isolate Shixiya-1 chromosome 3, ASM2569848v2, whole genome shotgun sequence includes these proteins:
- the LOC108475012 gene encoding probable protein phosphatase 2C 11, protein MEASSTSQPEFDCLFKLLLIGDSGVGKSTLLLSFTSDTFEELNPTIGVDFKVKHVTIGGKKLKLAIWDTAGQERFRTLTSSYYRGAQGIIMVYDVTRRDTFTDLSDIWAKEIDLYSTNQDCIKMLVGNKVDKESERVVSKKEGIDFAREYGCLFIECSAKTRVNVEQCFEELVLKILETPSLVAEGSSGVKKNIFKQNPPQSGAATSGCCSCFTPVYFSLLMWVSYNDINHRLPNNKRGRNLTDPFVAASSFSPPRGDADVEALRSPALADPPQLPPLQPPQSDAMISSRDPHALFSGGGISFLTGSRAAKFSYGYSSFKGKRPSMEDFYETRISEVDGQMVAFFGVFDGHGGSRTAEYLKNNLFKNLSTHPDFIKDTKTAIVETFKQTDADYLNEEKGQQKDAGSTASTAVLLGDRLLVANVGDSRVVASRAGLAVPLSIDHKPDRSDERLRIEDAGGFIIWAGTWRVGGVLAVSRAFGDKLLKPYVVAEPEIQEEEIDGVDFIIIASDGLWNVLSNEDAVALVQQVTDAEAAARKLIKEAYARGSSDNITCIVVRFDSS, encoded by the exons ATGGAGGCATCGTCGACGAGTCAACCTGAGTTTGACTGTTTGTTTAAGTTGTTACTGATAGGGGATTCGGGTGTGGGGAAGAGCACTCTGCTCTTGAGTTTTACTTCAGATACCTTTGAGGAACTCAATCCTACCATTG gtGTGGATTTTAAGGTGAAGCACGTTACCATTGGAGGGAAAAAGCTGAAGCTTGCCATCTGGGACACTG CTGGACAGGAAAGATTTAGAACGCTAACAAGTTCATATTATAGAGGAGCACAAGGGATAATTATGG TTTACGATGTAACTCGGCGAGACACATTTACAGATTTATCTGACATATGGGCTAAAGAAATCGATCTGTACTCAACCAATCAGGACTGCATCAAGATGCTTGTTGGCAATAAAGTTGATAAG GAAAGTGAAAGAGTGGTCAGCAAAAAAGAGGGCATCGACTTCGCTCGGGAATACGGATGCCTTTTCATTGAGTGCAGCGCAAAAACACGAGTCAATGTGGAACAATGCTTCGAGGAGCTTGTCTTAAAG ATATTGGAAACCCCAAGTCTCGTGGCTGAGGGATCATCAGGAGTGAAAAAGAACATCTTCAAACAGAATCCGCCTCAAAGCGGTGCTGCAACCAGCGGTTGTTGCTCGTG CTTTACACCTGTTTATTTTAGCTTGCTCATGTGGGTGTCTTACAATGACAT AAACCATCGACTACCGAATAACAAAAGAGGAAGAAATCTGACGGACCCATTCGTGGCCGCCTCCTCCTTTTCCCCGCCGCGCGGGGATGCCGATGTTGAGGCTCTTCGCTCTCCTGCATTGGCTGACCCACCGCAACTCCCACCTCTGCAACCACCTCAGTCAGACGCTATGATATCATCTAGGGACCCGCACGCGCTCTTCAGTGGCGGCGGCATAAG CTTTCTCACTGGAAGTCGAGCTGCTAAATTCAGCTATGGATATTCCAGTTTCAAGGGCAAAAGACCTTCAATGGAGGATTTCTATGAAACGAGGATATCTGAAGTTGATGGTCAGATGGTTGCCTTTTTTGGTGTTTTCGATG GTCACGGAGGTTCAAGAACTGCAGAGTATCTTAAAAACAACCTCTTCAAGAATTTGAGCACCCACCCTGATTTTATCAAGGACACAAAAACAGCTATAG TTGAAACATTTAAACAAACTGATGCCGATTACCTCAATGAAGAGAAAGGCCAGCAAAAGGATGCTGGCTCAACTGCTTCAACTGCTGTATTATTGGGTGACCGGCTGCTTGTTGCAAATGTTGGTGATTCTAGGGTGGTTGCTTCTAGAGCTGGATTAG CCGTCCCTCTGTCAATTGATCACAAGCCTGATAGATCCGATGAACGCCTAAGGATTGAAGATGCTGGAGGTTTCATCATTTGGGCTG GGACATGGCGGGTTGGTGGTGTTCTCGCTGTTTCACGTGCATTTGGTGATAAACTACTTAAACCATATGTAGTTGCTGAGCCAGAAATTCAG GAGGAAGAAATTGACGGTGTTGATTTCATAATCATTGCCAGTGATGGGCTTTGGAATGTCTTATCGAATGAG GATGCTGTGGCCTTAGTGCAGCAAGTAACTGATGCAGAAGCTGCAGCAAGAAAACTTATAAAAGAGGCATATGCACGAGGGAGCTCAGACAACATTACCTGCATCGTTGTCCGGTTTGACAGCTCGTGA